The following proteins come from a genomic window of Nothobranchius furzeri strain GRZ-AD chromosome 1, NfurGRZ-RIMD1, whole genome shotgun sequence:
- the creb3l2 gene encoding cyclic AMP-responsive element-binding protein 3-like protein 2 isoform X1, with protein sequence MEILDSSEAFLHWDRNLSELSEAGEIDSVLYTNHFSELLDDLSQDALLGQLLSDPFLSGGKCGVESMEGEDGSELSPSSPLPPHITAEHSYSLCGDSRPQSPLSHLTGEHGSDAAESDGDSAEWAMEQEDAIESLLCETPSLLPAISLSVSSCEGPQEAKGPAVAPAAQTVTGSNNQVKTIKIKEENIIPQIKLEPHEVDQFLNLSPKGLDSLQMPPTPPSSHGSDSEGSQSPVHATSTLSCPSSPPPSQTSAKVSPRAASSLSNSPLLTAPHKLQGSGPLILTEEERRTLVAEGYPVPTKLPLTKAEEKALKKIRRKIKNKISAQESRRKKKEYMDALEKKVETCSNENHELRRKVETLECTNKSLLQQLQSLQALVAGKVHRSCRVAGTQTSSCLMVVVLCFALFLGSFYPSGLSPCSSVAETGVSSSQMSVKESYTATVKSRSLLSTFEDEQPHLLGLGGEYPDQWEDTPAVVMAAWRRSEQQKQGAESSRAETHPPFRNKSNDTQENLLLDLHRSLEWRVNESSNKVIELDRSVNETS encoded by the exons CACTTCTCCGAGCTCCTGGACGACCTTTCCCAGGATGCTTTGCTAGGCCAGCTGCTAAGCGACCCCTTCCTGTCTGGGGGGAAGTGCGGAGTGGAGTCCATGGAGGGGGAGGACGGCAGCGAGCTGTCCCCGTCCTCCCCTCTCCCCCCGCACATCACCGCCGAGCACAGCTATTCGCTGTGTGGCGACAGTCGACCTCAGTCGCCGCTGTCGCACCTGACAGGAGAGCATGGCAGTGACGCAG CAGAGTCGGACGGAGATTCAGCGGAGTGGGCCATGGAGCAGGAGGACGCCATCGAGAGCCTCCTGTGCGAGACTCCCTCTCTGCTCCCTGCAATCTCCCTCTCTGTGTCCTCCTGCGAGGGGCCCCAGGAGGCAAAGGGCCCCGCTGTGGCTCCCGCAGCTCAGACGGTGACCGGCAGCAACAACCAGGTCAAAACTATTAAG ATTAAAGAGGAGAATATAATCCCTCAGATCAAGCTGGAGCCTCATGAAGTGGACCAGTTCCTCAATCTTTCCCCCAAAG GTCTGGACTCTCTGCAGATGCCTCCCACTCCTCCCAGTTCCCATGGCAGCGACTCCGAGGGCAGCCAGAGCCCCGTCCACGCCACATCCACTCTGTCCTGCCCCTCCAGCCCCCCTCCATCCCAGACCAGCGCCAAAGTGTCTCCTCGAGCTGCGTCCTCCCTGTCCAACTCCCCTCTGCTCACCGCTCCTCAT AAACTGCAGGGATCTGGTCCTCTGATCCTGACCGAGGAGGAGCGTCGGACGCTGGTGGCCGAAGGTTACCCCGTTCCCACCAAACTGCCGCTCACCAAAGCCGAGGAGAAGGCGCTGAAGAAGATCCGGAGGAAGATCAAAAACAAG ATTTCGGCTCAAGAGAGTCGCAGGAAAAAGAAGGAGTACATGGACGCTCTGGAGAAAAA GGTGGAGACGTGCTCCAATGAAAACCACGAGCTTCGCAGGAAAGTGGAGACTCTGGAGTGCACTAACAA gtctctgctgcagcagctgcagTCGCTGCAGGCGTTGGTGGCAGGAAAAGTCCACAGGTCTTGCCGGGTCGCCGGCACCCAGACGTCATCGTGCCTAATG GTGGTGGTTCTGTGTTTCGCTCTGTTTCTGGGGAGTTTTTACCCGAGCGGCTTGTCTCCGTGTTCAAGTGTCGCTGAAACGGGCGTCTCGTCCAGTCAGATGTCTGTGAAAGAGTCCTACACAGCTACAG TGAAGTCCAGAAGTTTGTTATCGACCTTCGAGGATGAGCAGCCACACCTCCTTGGTCTGGGCGGCGAATATCCCGACCAGTGGGAGGACACGCCAGCTGTCGTCATGGCGGCGTGGCGTCGCTCGGAGCAACAGAAACAGGGGGCGGAGTCCAGCAGAGCGGAGACACACCCACCTTTCAGGAATAAAAGCAACGACACACAGGAAAACCTGCTCCTGGACCTGCACAG GTCTCTGGAGTGGAGGGTGAACGAGAGCAGCAATAAAGTGATCGAACTGGACCGCTCAGTCAACGAGACCTCCTGA
- the creb3l2 gene encoding cyclic AMP-responsive element-binding protein 3-like protein 2 isoform X2 has product MEILDSSEAFLHWDRNLSELSEAGEIDSVLYTNHFSELLDDLSQDALLGQLLSDPFLSGGKCGVESMEGEDGSELSPSSPLPPHITAEHSYSLCGDSRPQSPLSHLTGEHGSDAESDGDSAEWAMEQEDAIESLLCETPSLLPAISLSVSSCEGPQEAKGPAVAPAAQTVTGSNNQVKTIKIKEENIIPQIKLEPHEVDQFLNLSPKGLDSLQMPPTPPSSHGSDSEGSQSPVHATSTLSCPSSPPPSQTSAKVSPRAASSLSNSPLLTAPHKLQGSGPLILTEEERRTLVAEGYPVPTKLPLTKAEEKALKKIRRKIKNKISAQESRRKKKEYMDALEKKVETCSNENHELRRKVETLECTNKSLLQQLQSLQALVAGKVHRSCRVAGTQTSSCLMVVVLCFALFLGSFYPSGLSPCSSVAETGVSSSQMSVKESYTATVKSRSLLSTFEDEQPHLLGLGGEYPDQWEDTPAVVMAAWRRSEQQKQGAESSRAETHPPFRNKSNDTQENLLLDLHRSLEWRVNESSNKVIELDRSVNETS; this is encoded by the exons CACTTCTCCGAGCTCCTGGACGACCTTTCCCAGGATGCTTTGCTAGGCCAGCTGCTAAGCGACCCCTTCCTGTCTGGGGGGAAGTGCGGAGTGGAGTCCATGGAGGGGGAGGACGGCAGCGAGCTGTCCCCGTCCTCCCCTCTCCCCCCGCACATCACCGCCGAGCACAGCTATTCGCTGTGTGGCGACAGTCGACCTCAGTCGCCGCTGTCGCACCTGACAGGAGAGCATGGCAGTGACGCAG AGTCGGACGGAGATTCAGCGGAGTGGGCCATGGAGCAGGAGGACGCCATCGAGAGCCTCCTGTGCGAGACTCCCTCTCTGCTCCCTGCAATCTCCCTCTCTGTGTCCTCCTGCGAGGGGCCCCAGGAGGCAAAGGGCCCCGCTGTGGCTCCCGCAGCTCAGACGGTGACCGGCAGCAACAACCAGGTCAAAACTATTAAG ATTAAAGAGGAGAATATAATCCCTCAGATCAAGCTGGAGCCTCATGAAGTGGACCAGTTCCTCAATCTTTCCCCCAAAG GTCTGGACTCTCTGCAGATGCCTCCCACTCCTCCCAGTTCCCATGGCAGCGACTCCGAGGGCAGCCAGAGCCCCGTCCACGCCACATCCACTCTGTCCTGCCCCTCCAGCCCCCCTCCATCCCAGACCAGCGCCAAAGTGTCTCCTCGAGCTGCGTCCTCCCTGTCCAACTCCCCTCTGCTCACCGCTCCTCAT AAACTGCAGGGATCTGGTCCTCTGATCCTGACCGAGGAGGAGCGTCGGACGCTGGTGGCCGAAGGTTACCCCGTTCCCACCAAACTGCCGCTCACCAAAGCCGAGGAGAAGGCGCTGAAGAAGATCCGGAGGAAGATCAAAAACAAG ATTTCGGCTCAAGAGAGTCGCAGGAAAAAGAAGGAGTACATGGACGCTCTGGAGAAAAA GGTGGAGACGTGCTCCAATGAAAACCACGAGCTTCGCAGGAAAGTGGAGACTCTGGAGTGCACTAACAA gtctctgctgcagcagctgcagTCGCTGCAGGCGTTGGTGGCAGGAAAAGTCCACAGGTCTTGCCGGGTCGCCGGCACCCAGACGTCATCGTGCCTAATG GTGGTGGTTCTGTGTTTCGCTCTGTTTCTGGGGAGTTTTTACCCGAGCGGCTTGTCTCCGTGTTCAAGTGTCGCTGAAACGGGCGTCTCGTCCAGTCAGATGTCTGTGAAAGAGTCCTACACAGCTACAG TGAAGTCCAGAAGTTTGTTATCGACCTTCGAGGATGAGCAGCCACACCTCCTTGGTCTGGGCGGCGAATATCCCGACCAGTGGGAGGACACGCCAGCTGTCGTCATGGCGGCGTGGCGTCGCTCGGAGCAACAGAAACAGGGGGCGGAGTCCAGCAGAGCGGAGACACACCCACCTTTCAGGAATAAAAGCAACGACACACAGGAAAACCTGCTCCTGGACCTGCACAG GTCTCTGGAGTGGAGGGTGAACGAGAGCAGCAATAAAGTGATCGAACTGGACCGCTCAGTCAACGAGACCTCCTGA